The window TGAATAAAGGGGTATCCGTTGTTGTGATACCGGGTGATATTGCGCTAAAAGATGCGCCAGAGTCAGCGAAAGAAACGTGGTATCAGCCACAAGCTCCACTGATTATGCCTCAGCGAAGTGAAATCGAAAAACTTGCTGAACTGCTGAATCAGTCTAAGAATATCACGTTATTCTGTGGTAATGGCTGCGCAGGTGCCCATGATGAAGTGGTTAAGCTAGCAGAAACACTAAAAGCACCGGTAGTACACGCGTTACGTGGTAAAGAACATATTGAATGGGATAACCCATACAGCGTTGGAATGACAGGTTTAATAGGTTTTTCATCAGGTTACCACGCAATGATGAATGCAGATACGGTCGTTTTACTCGGGACACAATTTCCATACCGTCCTTTCTACCCAAGTGAAGCTAAAATCATTCAGGTTGATATTAATGCGGGCAGCTTGGGCTCCCATTGCCATATTGATATGGGGTTGATTGGAGATATCAAAGCGACATTGGATGCATTACAGCCACACCTAGAGACGAAACAAGAGACAAAACACCTCGACGGTGCTTTAAAACATTATTCAGAGGCTAGAAAAGGGTTAGATGATCTTGCTAAACCGGGTCATGAAGGGTTAATACATCCACAGTATCTTGCAACAAAAATTAGTGAATTAGCTGCTGATGACGCGATTTTCACTTGTGACGTGGGAACCCCGACAGTGTGGGCTGCGCGTTATTTGAAAATGAACGGTAAGCGCCGTTTAATTGGCTCTTTTAACCATGGGTCAATGGCAAACGCGATGCCACAAGCTATTGGTGCACAAGCCGTTGATAAAAAACGTCAAGTGGTTGCAATGTGTGGCGATGGTGGCTTCAGTATGTTAATGGGCGATTTTATCTCTCTTTCTCAAATGCAATTACCAGTAAAAATCATCATTCATAACAATGGTGTGCTTGGCTTTGTTGCCATGGAAATGAAAGTTGCCGGTTTCTTGACAGCAGGAACGGATTTACATAACCCTAACTTTGCAGCGATTGCGAATGCGGCGGGTATCAAAGGGATCCGTGTTGAAAAAAGTGAAGACCTAGACGGCGCATTAAAAGAAGCGTTTGCCCATGATGGGCCGGTGGTCGTTGATGTCTTGACCGCCAAACAAGAGCTGTCTATGCCGCCAGAAATTGCAGCGCAAGAAGCGAAAGGCTTTAGCCTGTATATGTTAAAAGCGATTATGAGTGGTCGTGGTGATGAAGTCGTTCAATTAGTGAAAACGAACTGGCTACGTTAAATCGATATTGCGTATAGCTGGAAAGCCCACTTCTCAATGTGAAGTGGGCTTTTTTTGATTAATCAATACCCTGCGGCTGATTGGCTACGCCATAAATGAGCGGCAACCAGCGCACGCCATGGGGAGAATTGCGCTAACCATTTTTCTGTTTCTTTGGCGTTGGGTTGTTCTGGTTTATCGAGCAATGTTTGCAAATTACGCCTTACCGCAACATCTCCATGTAAAGAGCCATCTAAGTAGTTGAATCCTCTGAGTAAAGCATAGCTCACAGTCCAAGGGCCAATTCCTTTGATTTTTAATAATTGTTCAGTTATTTGATTCGCATTGGAGTGAGTGACATGCTGTGATAAATCAATTTGTTGATTTTCGATGGCTTCACAAAGGGCTCTGAGGGCGGTAATTTTCCCCTTCGAAAAACCCGTTTGGCGTAGCGTTTCGTCATCAACTGATTTGACCTGTGGTGTATCGGGAAAACACCAAATACCCGAAGTGTGCTGGATCCCCACGGCTTGGATGAATCGTCGACGAATGGCAATAGCTGCGTGAACACTGATTTGTTGGCCAATAATAGCCCAAACTAATGCTTCAAATGCACTGGCAGATTGATAAATTCGTAATCCTCTTTGTTTTTCAATGAGCTGGCCCAGTGTTGGGTTTTCACAGTAGTATTTTTCGAACTCATCAATATTCTGTTTCAAGCCAAGTACATGCTGTGCCAACGTTAACAGGTCTTGTTCATTGACAATGACAGATGGGGGATCAATTTCTAATGAAATTATTGCTTGTTGTTTTTTTAGCTCTAATGTCATTTTTGTGGCATGTTGTTGCCATATTATGCCTTTGTGTAATGTATTTTCTTCCACTATTTCCGCAACATTGTGTTGATCTCTTAAATGAAAGGCAAAAAAATCACCATAGAGGTAATTGGTAGGGAGTGGTAACTGTGCGGTAAATATTTGCATAATGATGGCCTTGTCAGATTGTTCTTTATTAGCAATATAATTGTGAATTAGCGCATTTAGTTACTCATTTTTTGTTGAGTAGGTATGCTATCTTATATAGGGTTATTTATTTTGTATTGATATTATTTGTCTGTTTAATAAGGATAATAAGGAAGTGTAAATGAAAACTGAAGGTCACAGTTCATCTCATGGCACTTCGGTACCATCACCACAACCAAGGAAAGAATTAAAAGGTATTGGTGGATGGCTTATTTTACCCATGTTAGGGATAATATTGTCCTTGATTATTTTGCCTTTTTCGATTTATGGGCAAAATGCTCAAGTGATTGAATATTGGGTTGAATTAACAGATCCACAATCAAGTTCATTTATTCCATTATTTAAAGAGCTAATTTACTTTGAAGTTTTAGGTAACGTTATTTTATACGCTACCTTACTTTTCCTCAGTTATGTCTTTTTTACAACGAAAAAGCTCACAATTAAAATTTATATTTTTTTCCAGATCTTTTCTTTAGTTTTGACGGTTACGGATATTATACTCGCAAGTATTTTATTGGATTTAGAGGTCGAAGCCTCCGATATCAAAGATATTTTTCGGGCTCTAATTGCTTGTGCCATTTGGATACCATATTTTTTAGTTTCAAAGCGTGTTAAAAATACCTTTGTAAATTAATAAATAAAATTTTGCGGTTTACTTATTGGGTAGGTAAATGATGATTAAATGCAAACGAGTTTATGACCCTGTTGACGATAACGACGGTTATCGCGTGCTTATTGATAGACTGTGGCCAAGAGGAATAAAAAAAACAGATTTACAACACGACGCTTGGAATAAAGACGTTGCACCTTCCAATGAGCTACGAAAATGGTTTCATCAGAACACCGATCAGTTTGCACAATTTATCGAGCGATATCAGCAGGAACTTAATAACACAACAGCTTGGCAGGTATTGGTTCCACAAGCAAAGCAAGGTGACTTAACACTGTTATACAGTGCTAAAAATACAGAACATAATCAAGCAATTGTACTCAAGGCATTTCTTGAAGAAAAAATGCAAAGTAAATAGTAAATAGTGAATAGTAAATAAAGGTTATTTGAATGGATATTCAGCAATCAGCCACGCAAACAGAGCCCGCAATAATATCACCAGTGGCTCACCCGGTAGTTAAAAAGCTGTTACAGGGGATCAGTGGATGGTTAATTTTACCGGTTATTGGTCTGTTTTATATGCTGTACAAAACCGTCATGATGTTATTGCAAGAAATTTCACAAGTACAAACAGCATGGCCATTGGCAACTCATGCAGATTCTGATTTTTATATTCCAGGCTTTGCGACAGGTTTTTACCTCTTACAAATAGGTTATGGTGTTCTAATTGCCCTATTTCTTTGGACATTTATCGCTGCGGTTAAATGGAAAAAACAGGCGAAGTGGCTGTTTATCACCACCATGGTGTTATTTACGTTAATGGTATTGGTTGCTCGTTTTATATTCCCATATATATTTGGCTTGGAAATCAATCACTCAAATATTATTACCGCTATAAATGGCAGCTTTTATTGCGTGTTATGGATCCCCTACTTTTTAGCTTCTCATCGCGTCAAAAATACATTTATCCATTAAAGTATACGGCCACTCCTATTTTGGCAGTGGCCTAACGTATGGTTATTTATCAGAAAGATTTAGCGTATGGGTTATATTGCAGTTTGCAATAAAGGCTTCATCGTGAGAAACCAGCAAGAGTGTTCCTTGGTAATCCTGCAATAGCGCTTCAAGTAGTTGTTTTGAATCCAAGTCTAAATGGTTATCCGGTTCATCGAGTAATAAAATAGCGGGTGGGCTCGGGCTATGTGTGAGCGCCAATAGTGTTGCTTTTAGTTGCTCCCCACCACTGAGCTGCTGTAGTGGCAGTAATGATTTATCTCCTCGTATTCGTAACATACCTAATTGCGTGCGCCACTGTTCTACTGTAAACAAGGGTTGGTATTGATGAAGGGCTTCAGCAACAGGTAATGTTTTATCGAGTAAGTTGAGGTGTTGGTCTAAATAGCAAAAATCCCCACTGAGGCGGCACTCTCCTGAATCTGATGGCAACAGGCCAGCAAGAACCTTAAGTAGGGTTGATTTACCACAACCATTACGCCCTTGAATATGCCAATGCTCTCCACTGTATATGGTGAATGAAAGTGGTGACGAATAACCATAAGGCAAACGCAAATCAGAAGCAAAAATGGTGACTTTATTACCTTCATTTTGATAGTTAATTGTCATTTTTTGTGGCTTGATGTGGCGGACTTTCTCTTGGTTTTCCTGTTGTTGATTTTGTAGGTTATCCATAACCCGTTGGTGCCGCTCTGCGACGTTTGATTGCCTTTTCTCTGCCCGGTTTTTTTGCATATCAAGCAGTAATAAGGATTGCGACCCACCATCGCGAATTTTCTCTCCCTGTTTCTTGCGTTGGGCGGCTTTTTGTAATGTGGCTTGTTGCTGTTTTTTCTCTTGATGAATACGTTTTTCTAAGCGCTCACTTTGTGCATCGATTGCAGCGATTTCCGCGGTTTTTTGGGTATCGTATAACGCATAATTCCCCCCATACTCGTGTAACCCTTTTTCCGTTAATTCAAAAATAGCATCCATTTCGCCTAACAGGGTTCTGTTGTGAGAAATAACGAGACAACCAGCTCGGTGCTCTGTGAGTTTCTGGCTGAGCCATTGCCGACTTTGTGTATCTAAATGGTTATCCGGTTCATCAAGTAGCAAAAAGTGGTCTTGATGAAGAAATGCACGGCAAAGGGCTAGGCGAGTACGTTCACCACCACTTAAATGGGCAATGGGGGCTTCCATTGAGATAGAGAGTCCTGCAGAGTCCAATAAACTTTGCCATTGGGAAGGTAAATGCCATTTATCTTCTGTGAGCTCAAAATCTGCCAAAGAACCATTTCCTGCCTCAATGCGTAAGAATGCGTGATAAAGCTCAGATATACCTAAAGCATCGACAAGCGTTTCTCCCGCTAGTCGCGTTAATTGCTCGACATAGATAAAGGGGCGGTTCCAATGTACATTTCCTTGCGTAGGGGATAATTGGCTAGCAAGAATACGCATCAAGACGGATTTTCCTTTGCCATTATGGCCAATTAGGGCATTTTTTTGGCATGACAACGTCCCACTTAGCGGTGAAAAAAGAGCGGTTTGGTTAAATTCAATATTGAGCTGTGAAAAGTGACAAGCAATCGTCATATGCACCTCCAAAATAATGAGGACAGACAACGTCGTTGACTTATCAAGAAGCGTCGATGAAAGCGGTTGCCTGCCAGGAACAGAAAAATGAATACCAAAAGGGTATTGGAAAATATTTTCTGGCAGTGCTTAGTTCATCGTGAGGCGTACCTGCGAAGTTGGGTGAGAGATAAATTCGCATACATTATAAACAGGTCAAATTGATTTGTGCAACTTATCGTGATTGGGTTTTTTCTGAAAGTCGTACTAATGATTTAAAAATAGAAAAAACGATTTAAAAATAGAAAAAGCCAGTCAACAATTGCGACCGGCTTTTTCCATTAACAACGAGATTTTATAACAACGAGATTTTTACGATTATGCAGAGGTATTCTCTGACAACCCATTTTTTGCTAACCAATGAGCAATGCGCTGTTTTTCTTCTTCATTCAGCCACATACCCAATTTAGTGCGACGCCAAATAGCATCATCCAACTCTGTTACCCACTCATGTTTGACTAAGTAACGTAATTCCGCTTCATAGACATTCGCAGAGAATGCTTCACCAAGGTCACTGAGTGAATTCGCGCCTTCAAGGATCAATTTACTGTTGCTACCGTAAGTTCTAGCAAAACGTAGCGCTAAGCCTTCAGGAAGCCATTGATAATGTTGACGTAATACACGTGCATAACCATCACGGTCACAACCTTCGATATCACCACCCGGTAACTGGCCATTTTTAGTCCATGGACTACCTGCATTTGGATAGTAAGTGGCTAATTTATTTACGGCAGCTTCCGCTAACTTACGATAAGTTGTTAATTTACCACCAAATACCGACAACAATGGTGCTTGGCCTTGCTCATCGTGAATATCCAATGTGTAATCACGAGTAATAGCTTGTGGTGAGTCTGACTCATCGTCGCACAGTGGGCGAACACCTGAGTAGTCCCAAACAATATCACTCACGGTTAACTGTTTTTTGAAGTGGTCGTTATACACTTTCAGTAAATAGTTAACTTCGTTCTCATCAATTTTGACGTCTTTCGGGTCACCTTTATATTCTACGTCAGTGGTGCCGATGATAGAAAATTCATCCATCCACGGGATAACAAATACAATACGGTTATCTTCATTTTGTAAGATATACGCTTGTGGTTCATCATGTGCACGTGGAACGACAATGTGGCTACCTTTGATCAGGCGAATACCGTAAGGTGATTTTAATTTCAGGCCATCATCAAAGAACTCTTTTACCCAAGGCCCAGTGGCATTAACCAGCCCTTTCGCTTTCCATGTATGGGTTTCACCCGTACGTAAGTCTTGAGCTTCAACAACCCATAAGCCATTTTCACGGTAAGCGCGAGTCACTTTTGTGCGAGTGCGAACTTCACCATTTTTACGTACCACTTCTTGAGCGTTTAACACAACTAAACGCGCATCATCAACCCAACAGTCAGAATATTCAAAACCTTTCGTTAATTCAGGTTTGAGTACGGAATTTTGGTTGAATTTCAAACCTTTACTGCTTGGTAAGCTCACACGTTTGCCTAAATGGTCATATAAGAACAGGCCAATACGGATCATCCAAGCTGGACGTAAATGAGGCTGATGCGGTAAGCGGAAGCGCATTGGGAAGGCAATATGTGGCGCTAATCGTAATAGCACTTCACGTTCAGCCAATGCTTCGCTCACTAATCTAAATTCATAATGTTCTAAGTAACGTAAGCCACCATGAATGAGTTTAGAACTCGCAGATGAAGTGGCACTTGCTAAGTCTTGAGCTTCGAGCAGTAATACCGATAATCCACGACCTGCAGCATCTGCTGCAATTCCAGCGCCGTTGATCCCGCCGCCGATGACAATCAAGTCTTTAGTTTCCATGCATCCCCCTGAGATGTTCGAAACACTTTCAATAATGTTCGTTTTCGCTCATTTGATTGTAGTCAAAATAGATAGTGATGCCAACTATTATTAATGAAAAAAATAACAACTGCGTGATATTGGTAACAATTTTTTTTCAATACCCACACATAAAATATTGTTATTCACAATGGAAAAAAGAGAATTTCGCGCGAAAAAGAAAAAATGATGGTAAGGCTGAGGGTTAAAATAGGGGGGTAGCAAGAAGCATGATGGCAGTGAGGACTACCATCATGAGAATAACTATTTGATTAACAAAGCTCTAATTGAACATTATGTTGCTCAATGACTTTGAGAATACTATCTGGTGGCTGTTTGTCAGTAAATAAGTAGTCAATCAGGTTCATATTGCCCAAGTTAACCATCGCGTTACGACCAAATTTAGAATGGTCGGTGACAAGCATGACACAGCGTGAGTTTTCAATAATTGCGCGTTTGGTACGAACTTCGTGGTAATCGAACTCAAGTAATGAGCCATCCATATCAATACCACTGATACCTAAAATGCCGTAATCTAATCTAAATTGGGAAATAAAATCGAGGGTCGCTTCACCGACAATACCGCCATCCCGTGAGCGTACTTCACCACCGGCTAAAATGAGGCGAAAGTCTTCTTTTGGCATCAGCAACGTGGCGACGTTGAGGTTATTGGTCACCACACGTAGGTTTTTGTGATTAACCAATGCATGGGCAACGGCTTCGGGTGTGGTACCAATGTCTATAAACAGTGTTGCACCATCAGGGATCTGGCTTGCAACATGTTGTGCGATACGCGCTTTTTCATCTGACCACATGATTTTACGGTCATTATAGGCCGCATTTACAGAACTTGAAGGCAGTGCTGCGCCACCGTGGTGCCGCTGAATTTTATTTTGTTCAGCGAGATCATTGAGGTCTCGACGGATTGTTTGAGGGCTAACCTCAAAGTGTTCGACGAGTTCTTCAGTACTGACATATCCCTGAAGACGCACAAGCTCAACTATTGCATCATGTCTCTGGGTTTGTTTCACAGCGTTAGCCTCTAATTATTAAAATGTTTTATCTGGAGCTCTGGTGTTTAAAACTGTGTCTATTATCCCATACTCCCATTAATAAGCCGATAATTAACCCTGAAGTATGTGCGGCATTGGCGATATGCATGCCTAAAACATCGAAGTAACCGAAAAAAAGCCAGATAATGGAGAAAATCATTAACCCTCGAGGAACGCTAACGCCACTTTCTGGCCGACGTTCACCCGTTAACCACACATAGCTGACAAGGGCATAGACGACACCGGATAAGCCGCCAAAGTTGTTTTCACTAAATAGCGATTGCCCCCAGTTACTAAATAGCGCAGAGACCAGTAAGATAGTGAATAACTTGCCCGTCCCGAGTTTTCGCTCAACTTGCCCAGCGAGAAACCACCATAGTGCAAGATTGAAACCAATGTGTGATAGCGAAAAGTGCACCAATGCAGGACTAAACCAACGCCAAAGTTCCGTTTGTTGGTCGCCAATAGGCCATGCCAAATAACGTAGAACTTCTCGAGCATCGGTCATTTCTACCCAAAGATATACAACAATCGACAATAAAATAACAGCGATAGTTAAAGGGCCAGATTGCTCTTTAAGATAACCCCAAGTTAGATAATTGCGATATTGAAATTGAGTATCTGCGCTTCCTGTGTGCCAACTGGCTTCTAAGTAGCGAGGGTGATTTGGGTCTTGTAGAAAAATATCTAATTCTTTTTGGACTTGAGGTTGAAGCTGCTCATCTTCTAGCCAAAGCTCAAAGACGGCTTGTTCTTGTGATGGCTTTATTTTTAGGTGAATATTTTTGCTCGCCATATAGTCAACAAAAGCTTGCGCCATTCTGGGATTAGCAAAGGAGGTGATGTGGATCATGAATGCGTTTTCTCATCTAGAGAGCCGTAACGGCTTGTGGATATTCCCTTAACCAGGCTTCAAATCCACCATTGATGCTATATACAGATTCAAAGCCAATGTTGATCAGATACTGTGCAGCACCTTGGCTACTGTGCCCATGGTAACACATCACCATAACAGGTTGTTCGTAATCCGTTTGTTCTAGAAATTGGCTCAGTGACTCATTGGTGAGGTGATAGGCCCCACTCGCATGGCCTGCACGAAAACTTTGTGGGTCTCGCACATCTACCAGTATGGCGGTGCCGTCTAACCAATGTTGATAGGCTTGCTCTGGTGTTAATGTTTCAAAATGGTCCATAAAATACCGAATACAGTAGGTAACAACCCATAAAAGGTTAAATGATAGGCACCCGTAAAGAACCGAGTGCCAAATATTCGTGGTATTGATTAATAGAAAGAGTGCTCGCCACGTTGGTGCTCGGTCAGGTCTTTAACGCCTTTTAGCTCACCTTCAAACATTTTGAGAAGTTCTTTCTCGATACCTTCTTTAAGGGTGACATCGACCATTGAACAGCCGTTACAGCCGCCACCAAATTGCAAAATTGCAAAGCCTTCGTCGGTGATTTCCATCAGGGAAACACGGCCACCGTGGCTGGCAAGTTGTGGGTTAATTTGTGACTGTAAAACATACTCAACACGCTCAATTAATGGTGCGTCATCAGAGACTTTACGCATTTTGGCGTTTGGTGCTTTTAACGTCAGTTGTGAGCCGAGTTGGTCGGTGACGAAGTCAATTTCGGCATCATCCAAGAATGGGGCGCTAATTTCATCAACATAAGCAGATAATTTCTCGAACTTTAGTTCTTTATCTGTGGCTTCAACGGCACCCGGAGGGCAGTACGACACACCGCATTCGGCGGTTGGCGTGCCTGGGTTGATAACAAAAACACGGATTTGAGTTCCTGGCTCTTGATTTTCCAACAACTTGGCAAAATGAGCCTGTGCTGCTTCAGTAATATTAATCATAATCATTTGCTCAATAATAGTTGACTGCTTTAGTTGGTTATAATACGCCCATTTACCCCTTTCCTACAAGGTGCGACACAGTGACCATGCATCAACAGTATGCGCTCCCGTACAAATCAACAATTGTGCTGCGCTATTCATGGTAGAACCTGTTGTAATAACATCATCAATAACAGCAACATGTAGGTTTGAAACAGAGTCGTTTAAGGTAAATGCTCCCTTTAGGTTGTTTCGGCGATACTCACGTTTTAGTGTAGTCTGTGCCAGTGTAGCACGACTACGCGATAATGAA is drawn from Providencia huaxiensis and contains these coding sequences:
- the poxB gene encoding ubiquinone-dependent pyruvate dehydrogenase yields the protein MKKQSVASYIAKVLDNAGVKRIWGVTGDSLNGLTDSLRRQGAIEWLGTRHEEVAAFAAGSEAQLTGNLAVCAGSCGPGNMHLINGLYDCHRNRVPVLAIAAHIPSSEIGSNYFQETHPTELFRECSHYCEMVSNPEQIPQVLGIAMRKAILNKGVSVVVIPGDIALKDAPESAKETWYQPQAPLIMPQRSEIEKLAELLNQSKNITLFCGNGCAGAHDEVVKLAETLKAPVVHALRGKEHIEWDNPYSVGMTGLIGFSSGYHAMMNADTVVLLGTQFPYRPFYPSEAKIIQVDINAGSLGSHCHIDMGLIGDIKATLDALQPHLETKQETKHLDGALKHYSEARKGLDDLAKPGHEGLIHPQYLATKISELAADDAIFTCDVGTPTVWAARYLKMNGKRRLIGSFNHGSMANAMPQAIGAQAVDKKRQVVAMCGDGGFSMLMGDFISLSQMQLPVKIIIHNNGVLGFVAMEMKVAGFLTAGTDLHNPNFAAIANAAGIKGIRVEKSEDLDGALKEAFAHDGPVVVDVLTAKQELSMPPEIAAQEAKGFSLYMLKAIMSGRGDEVVQLVKTNWLR
- a CDS encoding DNA-3-methyladenine glycosylase family protein — encoded protein: MQIFTAQLPLPTNYLYGDFFAFHLRDQHNVAEIVEENTLHKGIIWQQHATKMTLELKKQQAIISLEIDPPSVIVNEQDLLTLAQHVLGLKQNIDEFEKYYCENPTLGQLIEKQRGLRIYQSASAFEALVWAIIGQQISVHAAIAIRRRFIQAVGIQHTSGIWCFPDTPQVKSVDDETLRQTGFSKGKITALRALCEAIENQQIDLSQHVTHSNANQITEQLLKIKGIGPWTVSYALLRGFNYLDGSLHGDVAVRRNLQTLLDKPEQPNAKETEKWLAQFSPWRALVAAHLWRSQSAAGY
- a CDS encoding DUF2569 domain-containing protein; protein product: MKTEGHSSSHGTSVPSPQPRKELKGIGGWLILPMLGIILSLIILPFSIYGQNAQVIEYWVELTDPQSSSFIPLFKELIYFEVLGNVILYATLLFLSYVFFTTKKLTIKIYIFFQIFSLVLTVTDIILASILLDLEVEASDIKDIFRALIACAIWIPYFLVSKRVKNTFVN
- a CDS encoding DUF488 domain-containing protein, with amino-acid sequence MIKCKRVYDPVDDNDGYRVLIDRLWPRGIKKTDLQHDAWNKDVAPSNELRKWFHQNTDQFAQFIERYQQELNNTTAWQVLVPQAKQGDLTLLYSAKNTEHNQAIVLKAFLEEKMQSK
- a CDS encoding DUF2569 family protein, whose translation is MDIQQSATQTEPAIISPVAHPVVKKLLQGISGWLILPVIGLFYMLYKTVMMLLQEISQVQTAWPLATHADSDFYIPGFATGFYLLQIGYGVLIALFLWTFIAAVKWKKQAKWLFITTMVLFTLMVLVARFIFPYIFGLEINHSNIITAINGSFYCVLWIPYFLASHRVKNTFIH
- a CDS encoding ATP-binding cassette domain-containing protein, with the translated sequence MTIACHFSQLNIEFNQTALFSPLSGTLSCQKNALIGHNGKGKSVLMRILASQLSPTQGNVHWNRPFIYVEQLTRLAGETLVDALGISELYHAFLRIEAGNGSLADFELTEDKWHLPSQWQSLLDSAGLSISMEAPIAHLSGGERTRLALCRAFLHQDHFLLLDEPDNHLDTQSRQWLSQKLTEHRAGCLVISHNRTLLGEMDAIFELTEKGLHEYGGNYALYDTQKTAEIAAIDAQSERLEKRIHQEKKQQQATLQKAAQRKKQGEKIRDGGSQSLLLLDMQKNRAEKRQSNVAERHQRVMDNLQNQQQENQEKVRHIKPQKMTINYQNEGNKVTIFASDLRLPYGYSSPLSFTIYSGEHWHIQGRNGCGKSTLLKVLAGLLPSDSGECRLSGDFCYLDQHLNLLDKTLPVAEALHQYQPLFTVEQWRTQLGMLRIRGDKSLLPLQQLSGGEQLKATLLALTHSPSPPAILLLDEPDNHLDLDSKQLLEALLQDYQGTLLLVSHDEAFIANCNITHTLNLSDK
- the glpD gene encoding glycerol-3-phosphate dehydrogenase; translated protein: METKDLIVIGGGINGAGIAADAAGRGLSVLLLEAQDLASATSSASSKLIHGGLRYLEHYEFRLVSEALAEREVLLRLAPHIAFPMRFRLPHQPHLRPAWMIRIGLFLYDHLGKRVSLPSSKGLKFNQNSVLKPELTKGFEYSDCWVDDARLVVLNAQEVVRKNGEVRTRTKVTRAYRENGLWVVEAQDLRTGETHTWKAKGLVNATGPWVKEFFDDGLKLKSPYGIRLIKGSHIVVPRAHDEPQAYILQNEDNRIVFVIPWMDEFSIIGTTDVEYKGDPKDVKIDENEVNYLLKVYNDHFKKQLTVSDIVWDYSGVRPLCDDESDSPQAITRDYTLDIHDEQGQAPLLSVFGGKLTTYRKLAEAAVNKLATYYPNAGSPWTKNGQLPGGDIEGCDRDGYARVLRQHYQWLPEGLALRFARTYGSNSKLILEGANSLSDLGEAFSANVYEAELRYLVKHEWVTELDDAIWRRTKLGMWLNEEEKQRIAHWLAKNGLSENTSA
- a CDS encoding DeoR/GlpR family transcriptional regulator encodes the protein MKQTQRHDAIVELVRLQGYVSTEELVEHFEVSPQTIRRDLNDLAEQNKIQRHHGGAALPSSSVNAAYNDRKIMWSDEKARIAQHVASQIPDGATLFIDIGTTPEAVAHALVNHKNLRVVTNNLNVATLLMPKEDFRLILAGGEVRSRDGGIVGEATLDFISQFRLDYGILGISGIDMDGSLLEFDYHEVRTKRAIIENSRCVMLVTDHSKFGRNAMVNLGNMNLIDYLFTDKQPPDSILKVIEQHNVQLELC
- the glpG gene encoding rhomboid family intramembrane serine protease GlpG — translated: MIHITSFANPRMAQAFVDYMASKNIHLKIKPSQEQAVFELWLEDEQLQPQVQKELDIFLQDPNHPRYLEASWHTGSADTQFQYRNYLTWGYLKEQSGPLTIAVILLSIVVYLWVEMTDAREVLRYLAWPIGDQQTELWRWFSPALVHFSLSHIGFNLALWWFLAGQVERKLGTGKLFTILLVSALFSNWGQSLFSENNFGGLSGVVYALVSYVWLTGERRPESGVSVPRGLMIFSIIWLFFGYFDVLGMHIANAAHTSGLIIGLLMGVWDNRHSFKHQSSR
- the glpE gene encoding thiosulfate sulfurtransferase GlpE; protein product: MDHFETLTPEQAYQHWLDGTAILVDVRDPQSFRAGHASGAYHLTNESLSQFLEQTDYEQPVMVMCYHGHSSQGAAQYLINIGFESVYSINGGFEAWLREYPQAVTAL
- the nfuA gene encoding Fe-S biogenesis protein NfuA; this translates as MINITEAAQAHFAKLLENQEPGTQIRVFVINPGTPTAECGVSYCPPGAVEATDKELKFEKLSAYVDEISAPFLDDAEIDFVTDQLGSQLTLKAPNAKMRKVSDDAPLIERVEYVLQSQINPQLASHGGRVSLMEITDEGFAILQFGGGCNGCSMVDVTLKEGIEKELLKMFEGELKGVKDLTEHQRGEHSFY